In the genome of Arthrobacter alpinus, the window TGCAAAGCGCATGGTGGGACGTCGCACAATGGGCGGCACCAGCACCTACATCCCGATCAAGGTGAATATGGCCGGTGTAATCCCGGTTATCTTCGCTTCCTCGATGTTGTACCTGCCGGCCCTGCTGGCACAGTTCGCCACACCGGCAAACAGCACCGATATTCCCGGCTGGGTCGAATGGATCAACAACTACCTCACGCGTGGAGATCACCCGATCTACATGCTGATGTACTTCCTGTTGACCATTGGATTCACCTACTTCTATGTCGCGATCACCTTCAACCCTGAAGAGGTCTCCGACAACATGAAGAAGTACGGCGGTTTCATCCCCGGTATCCGTGCCGGCCGCCCCACCCAGGATTACTTGCAATACGTTATTTCGCGCATCACACTGCCGGGCGCAATCTACCTGGCATTTGTCGCCTTGATTCCGCTCATCGCCCTGGTCTTGGTTGGGGCAAACCAGAACTTCCCGTTCGGTGGTACCTCGATTTTGATCATTGTGGGTGTTGGTTTGGAGACGGTCAAGCAGATTGATGCGCAACTCCAGCAGCGCCACTATGAAGGGTTATTGCGATGACAAGAATGCTGATCATTGGACCTCCCGGTTCGGGCAAAGGTACACAGGCAGAACGAATCGTTGGAGAGTTGGGAATTGTTGCCATCTCCACCGGCGATATCTTCCGTGCGAACGTCAAGGGCGAAACTCCCTTGGGCCTTGAAGCCAAGAAGTACATGGACAACGGCGACTTTGTTCCGGACAGCGTCACGAACCGCATGGTTCGCGACCGCCTCGCCCAGAGCGATGTAGCTGACGGCTTCCTCTTGGATGGCTACCCGCGCACTTCTCCCCAGGTCGATGAACTGGACGACATCTTGGGCAGCGCCGGCCTCAGCCTGGACATTGTCCTGCAGCTGACGGCCGACGACGAAGAGCTCGTTAAGCGTCTGCTGAACCGTGCGCTGGAGACCGGCCGAAGCGATGACACCGAATCCGTCATCCGCCACCGTCTGGACCTCTACCGTGAACAGACCGAGGTTGTAGTGGCCCGCTATGCGGAGCGCGGCATTCTGGCCAAGGTTGATGGACTCGGCGACATGGACGAAGTCACTGCACGCATCATGGACGCCATCAAGAGCGTCTAACCCGCCTAAGTCAAGGCGAATGCATTTTCCAACGGCACACTAGCTGCCTGGTTGTGAAGGAGGGCTCCTTCCCGCATTACGGGGAGGGGCCCTTGTTCATTTCCCTACCGAAAGGATTCTTCATGGCGTTCGGCCAGCCGAAGATTGAATACAAGACCATCGATCAAATGCGCATCATGCGCCGCAGTGGGCTCATCCTTGATGCTGCGTTGAACACCACCGTTGCCGCCGTTTCACCCGGAATCACCACCGGGGACCTCGACGCCATCTTCGCGGGCGAGCTGAAGAAGGCCGGCGCCAAGTCCAACTTCCTTGGCTACCATGGCTTCCCCGCCACTATTTGTACCTCTGTCAACGAGGAAGTTGTTCACGGCATCCCCGGCTCGCGTGTTCTGGAGGCGGGCGATCTGCTCTCGATCGACGGCGGCGCGATTATTGAGGGTTGGCACTCTGACTCCGCACGCAGCGTGATTGTTGGCGGGCCCAAGGATGAGGATCCCGCAGATCGCCGCCTCAGTGACATCACCGAGGAAGGCATGTGGGCCGGCATCGCCGCCATGGCAAATGGCAAGTACGTTGGCGACATCGGTGACGCCATTGACGACTACGTAACCTCGCAGCCCGGCAAGGAATTGGGCATCCTCGAGGACTACGTTGGCCACGGCATTGGTTCTGCCATGCATATGGCCCCGGACGTTCTGAACTACTCATCCAAGCACCGCGGCCCGAAGCTCAAGGCGGGCATGTGCCTAGCGATCGAGCCCATGCTGGTTCGCGGAGGCCTGGACACCATCACGCTCCAAGACGATTGGACAGTTGTCACCGCAGACAAGGCCCGCTCGGCTCACTGGGAGCACTCCGTGGCCTTCCATGCCAAGGGCATTGTTGTTCTCACCGCTGCCGATGGCGGCGCGCAGCGACTTGCACCGTACGGCGTCACCCCAGTGGAAATCTAGCCCAGCAGCGTCACGGTTCCCCTGTTTCCTTCATCGGAGGAGGCAGGGGAACAACTATTTAAGCTGTGTTTGCCTCCTGTCCACCTCGACGCCACCAGAACAGTCATTGCGCTCCGTACCTTGGTCATTGAAGCCGAAGGGGCGCACGCCGAGACGCGCAGCCAGCCCCTTGAGAGAACAATCACGAGGACTGCACAGTATGCACATCTATGCCCACCGGGGAGTGTCTGCCCACCTGCCGGAGAACACGCTAGCGGCCTTCTCCCGAGCCATTGACCTAGGCGTCACCGGCATTGAACTGGACGTCCACCTCTCTGCCGATGAGATCCCGGTAGTGATCCATGACGATACGGCTGACCGTACAACCAATGGCACCGGCAGCATCACCGAGTTCACCGCCCGCCAGCTGGGTCTGCTCGATGCCGGCAGCGGACAATACGTGCCAACGCTCGCCCAAGTTTTGAATCTGGCAGCCGGCAAGGTTCGAGTCAACATTGAGATTAAGGATGCGGCAGCCATCGGACCTGTGGCCGAAGTCGTTGACAGCATTCCCGGGTTGGACTGGTTCGCCTCATCGGCGGACTGGGACGCCTTGGCTGAACTGGGCCGTAAGGTTGCCGGCACCAAGGTTTATCCGCTCTGCATCGGCAAGGTTGAGAAGCTCCGGGCGTTTTTGCCTGACGATGCAACGGGGGAGGAGTTCGCCGGACGCGGACTCGTCGACGCCATCGCCTTTGCGCTCAACAATGGCGGTGAAGGGGTTTCCATCTGGGAGGGCGGCCTGGATGCCGACGACATTCAAACCATCCACGACGCCGGCCTCAAGGCCTGGGTCTGGACCGTCAATGACCCCGAGCGAGCCCGTGAATTGCTGGACATGGGTGCCGACGGAATCTGCACGGACGATCCCGCTCTGATCCAAGAGGTTATTCGAGCAGCCGAAGTATCGGTGGGTCACTAGCTCATGCAAGCATTGTCAACTAGTGCTTTGACGCCGCAATCCGGCAACAAAGCCACCAACCGGTCGGGCGGAATCCAGCACCATGGTGACAGCTCCCCGGCCATGAGGAAACGTCGCACGCCGTGGAAATCCTGGCTGCTCTTCCTGCTCTTTGCCGGACCCAACGTAGCCCTGCTGATCATCTTCACCTACAAGCCGTTGATCCAATCCCTGCAGTACTCGCTATTGCAGTGGAATATTGGGTCAGCGACGGCTCGTTTTGTTGGGCTGGAAAATTACACCAACTGGTTGACGGATCCGGCCACCGCCAACGTAGTTAAGGTGACGGTGATCTTCACGGTGGCCACCGTTGCCGGCGGCATGGTGCTGGGCCTGGGGCTCGCCCTGCTGCTGAACCGGAAGCTTCGCGGTACGGGCATGGCCCGGACGGTAGTCGTCGCGCCCTATGTCTTGTCCGGGGTCGCCGTCGGACTTTTGTGGCTCTTTGTCTTCGACCCGAACTTTGGCGTCCTCGGCGCGGTCCTGAAGGGGATCGGGCTCGGTTCCCCTGATTGGTACAACGATCCGGCCTGGGCGTTGCCCATGATCATCATCGTGTACCTGTGGAAGAACGTTGGCTACGTCGCGCTGATTTACTTGGCCGCGCTTCAGGCCGTGCCCAAGGACCTGACCGAGGCTGCCACGCTTGACGGTGCTGGCCCCTTCGCCAGTTTCCGCAACGTGGTGCTCCCTCTTCTGGGCCCCACCACCTTCTTCCTCTCCGTGACCACCTTGCTCAGCTCGTTGCAGTCCTTTGACATCATTCAGGCCATGACCAAGGGCGGTCCGCTGGAAGGCACCACCACCATGATGTACCAGATCTACCAGGAAGGCTTTGCCACCGGCCGCGCCGGCTACTCCTCGGCGATCGCCACTATTTTGTTCTTTGTTCTGCTGGCCATTACTGCCGTGCAGATGCTGGTTATCCAAAAGAAGGTTCACTACTGATGAGCGTCGAAGCGAAAAAGAAAGACGCTGTGAAGCCTCGGGAAACCCAGCCGCACAGCGACGGCGCTCCAGCCCCACGCCCAGGGTGGGCCAAACCCCGCATCGGTGGTTACCTCATGATGGCGGTGGCCGTCGCGGCCATGATCCTTCCACTGGTCTGGATGATGTTGGCCAGTTTCAAGCAGCGCGATGAGATCTACACGGTTCCCATCCAGTGGCTCCCGGAATCGTTTGACCTCTCCAACTATTTCGGGGCCCTGGCTGCTGTGCCGTTTGGAAACTTCTTCATCAATTCGGTTATCACCACGGTTGTGGGAGCCACCTTGAAGATCTCGCTGGGACTCACCACGGCGTATGCAGTCGTGTTTCTTGAGTTCCCCTTCAAGAAGTTCGTTTTTGGGCTGGTGGTTTTTGCCCTTCTGGTGCCCCAACAAATTGTCATCATCCCCAACTACACACTGGTCTCCGACCTTGGCTGGATCAACACCTATCAGGGCCTGATTCTGCCCGGCCTCGCCAGCGCCTTTGGAACGTTCTTGTTTCGCCAACACTTCTTGACCTTGCCGGTATCCATCCTGGAGGCTGCCGCGCTCGACGGCGCCAGCCACTGGACCCGGCTGTGGAAGTTTGTTGTCCCGATCTCGGCGCCAACTATTGCGGCCGTGGCACTGGTCTCGATCGTGTCCGAATGGAACGAATACCTCTGGCCCCTGCTCGTTGTGGACAAGGCGGAAATGATGACGCTGCCCGTGGGCCTGACCCTGCTGCAAAACAACGACGGCGTCACCAACTGGGGCGTTCTCATGGCCGGAACAGTGCTCATCACGGTTCCTGTCCTGATTATCTTCTTCCTGCTCCAGCGCCGGATTGTCACCGGGCTCACCTCCGGTGCTGTGACCGGCTGACAAGCCAACCTCACCTTCTTCACCCTTTGCTGTGTAACGTACCGCCGGGCCCGTTCGCCCGGTGGCAACCATTCAAGGAGAAACGCATGTCTGCTTCACCGTTTGCAAACCTCAACCGCCGGCAGCTGCTCCAGCTGGCCGCCCTCGTGGGCGGCTCAGCCACCCTGGCAGCCTGTGGGGGACCCGCCGTCGGCGAGGCTGGTGGCGCTGCCACCGAGAGCGCCACCGACTGGACGGCCATCACCCCGGCCAAGGAGATCACCTGGTGGTCCAACCACCCCGGCGCCTCCAAGGACATTGAGTCCGAGATCATCAAGCGATTCACGGCCGAGAGCGGCATCAAGGTCAATCTGGTCACCGCCGGTGCCAACTATGACGAGGTGGCACAGAAGTTCCAGGCTGCCTCCGGTTCCTCCAACCTGCCGGATCTGGTCATCGCCAGTGACGTCTGGTGGTTCCGCTACATGATCAACGGCCAGATCCTTCCTCTGGACCAGCTGGCCAAGCACCTGGACTTCGGAACTGACGATTTCAACACCACGCTGTACAACGATTACGCGTTCACTGATTCACACTGGGCCATCCCGTATGCGCGTTCAACACCCTTGTTCTACTACAACAAGTCCGTGTGGGAAAAGGCCGGTCTGCCGGACCGCGCACCCAAGACGTGGACCGAATTTGATGAGTGGGCTCCCAAGATCCAATCCGCAGGTGGCGTCATGCCACTAGGTTTGGGCAAAGGCACGTCTTGGACCGCATGGTGGTTCTGCAACATGCTCTGGGGTGCCGGCGGTGCCTACTCCAAGGACTGGACCATGACCCTGGATACCCCGGAAGCCCTTGAAGCGGCCAAGTACCTGCAGACGATCGTCTACGAGAACAAGAGCGCCGCGGTCACGGCCAAGGACCAGGTGGCCGATTTCGGAGCCGGGCTCACAGGTTGCACCATTGGCTCCACCGGATCTCTGAGCGGACTCCTGGAAGCCTCCAAGTTTGAAGTTGGCACCGGGTTCCTGCCCGAAGGTGCACAAGGGGCTGCCTGCCCCACCGGAGGCACCGGCCTGGCCATCCCGGCCGGCAAGACCCCCGAGCAGCAGTTGGCGGCAGCCACGTTCTTGAAGTTCCTCACAAACGCCGAGAACACGGCCTACTTCTCCTCCAACACCGGCTACATGCCGGTCCGCACCTCGGCGTTGGAAGGAGAAACCATGAAGGCCGTCTACGCCAAGACCCCGCAGTTCCGTACCGCCGTTGACCAGCTGGCCGGCACACGTGTCCAGGACTGGGGCCGCGTGTTTGTTCCCAACGGTGACAAGGACCTGACCACCGCGCTGGAAAAGATCATGTTGCAAAAGGGCGACCCGGCCGAGGCCTTCGCCACGGCAGCGAGCTCCATCACCAAGTCGTACGAAGAGAACGTCAAGCCGTACCTCTAGACACTGCCATGCACCACGGTAGACAAAAAAGCGCTTGTCCCTTGAATCAGCGCGATTCAAGGGACAAGCGTTTCGTCGTTGTGGCGCTGGTGCACTGCCCACGCAGCGGACATAATCAGGGAAAGACTCACCTGCGTATTCAAGGAGAACCACCAATGGCACGCACCGAAAGCCCAACCACAGGCGCCATCACGGATGTGCCAGGGATTCGGGTGGGCCATGCCCACCGCATCGGGCACGGATGGCTGACCGGGGTGAGCGTGGTCCTGCCGCCACCAGGAACCATCGGCTCGGTTGACGTTCGCGGGGGTGGTCCGGGGACTCACGAAACAGACGCCTTGGATCCCACCACCTTGGTGTCAACGGTTGACGCTGTGGTGCTCACCGGCGGAAGCGCTTATGGCCTGGCCACCGCCGCCGGGGTGCAACGCTGGTGCGAGGAGAACGGCCGTGGCTTTCCGGTCCCCGGCGGTGTGGTGCCGATCGTGCCCGCCGCGGCGATCTTTGACCTCGGCAGGGGAGGCGACTTCTCCGCGCGCCCCGACGCGGACATGGGGTACCAGGCGGCACTGGCCGCTGCGAACT includes:
- a CDS encoding adenylate kinase, whose translation is MTRMLIIGPPGSGKGTQAERIVGELGIVAISTGDIFRANVKGETPLGLEAKKYMDNGDFVPDSVTNRMVRDRLAQSDVADGFLLDGYPRTSPQVDELDDILGSAGLSLDIVLQLTADDEELVKRLLNRALETGRSDDTESVIRHRLDLYREQTEVVVARYAERGILAKVDGLGDMDEVTARIMDAIKSV
- the map gene encoding type I methionyl aminopeptidase — protein: MAFGQPKIEYKTIDQMRIMRRSGLILDAALNTTVAAVSPGITTGDLDAIFAGELKKAGAKSNFLGYHGFPATICTSVNEEVVHGIPGSRVLEAGDLLSIDGGAIIEGWHSDSARSVIVGGPKDEDPADRRLSDITEEGMWAGIAAMANGKYVGDIGDAIDDYVTSQPGKELGILEDYVGHGIGSAMHMAPDVLNYSSKHRGPKLKAGMCLAIEPMLVRGGLDTITLQDDWTVVTADKARSAHWEHSVAFHAKGIVVLTAADGGAQRLAPYGVTPVEI
- a CDS encoding glycerophosphodiester phosphodiesterase, with product MHIYAHRGVSAHLPENTLAAFSRAIDLGVTGIELDVHLSADEIPVVIHDDTADRTTNGTGSITEFTARQLGLLDAGSGQYVPTLAQVLNLAAGKVRVNIEIKDAAAIGPVAEVVDSIPGLDWFASSADWDALAELGRKVAGTKVYPLCIGKVEKLRAFLPDDATGEEFAGRGLVDAIAFALNNGGEGVSIWEGGLDADDIQTIHDAGLKAWVWTVNDPERARELLDMGADGICTDDPALIQEVIRAAEVSVGH
- a CDS encoding carbohydrate ABC transporter permease, giving the protein MRKRRTPWKSWLLFLLFAGPNVALLIIFTYKPLIQSLQYSLLQWNIGSATARFVGLENYTNWLTDPATANVVKVTVIFTVATVAGGMVLGLGLALLLNRKLRGTGMARTVVVAPYVLSGVAVGLLWLFVFDPNFGVLGAVLKGIGLGSPDWYNDPAWALPMIIIVYLWKNVGYVALIYLAALQAVPKDLTEAATLDGAGPFASFRNVVLPLLGPTTFFLSVTTLLSSLQSFDIIQAMTKGGPLEGTTTMMYQIYQEGFATGRAGYSSAIATILFFVLLAITAVQMLVIQKKVHY
- a CDS encoding carbohydrate ABC transporter permease, giving the protein MSVEAKKKDAVKPRETQPHSDGAPAPRPGWAKPRIGGYLMMAVAVAAMILPLVWMMLASFKQRDEIYTVPIQWLPESFDLSNYFGALAAVPFGNFFINSVITTVVGATLKISLGLTTAYAVVFLEFPFKKFVFGLVVFALLVPQQIVIIPNYTLVSDLGWINTYQGLILPGLASAFGTFLFRQHFLTLPVSILEAAALDGASHWTRLWKFVVPISAPTIAAVALVSIVSEWNEYLWPLLVVDKAEMMTLPVGLTLLQNNDGVTNWGVLMAGTVLITVPVLIIFFLLQRRIVTGLTSGAVTG
- a CDS encoding ABC transporter substrate-binding protein; this translates as MSASPFANLNRRQLLQLAALVGGSATLAACGGPAVGEAGGAATESATDWTAITPAKEITWWSNHPGASKDIESEIIKRFTAESGIKVNLVTAGANYDEVAQKFQAASGSSNLPDLVIASDVWWFRYMINGQILPLDQLAKHLDFGTDDFNTTLYNDYAFTDSHWAIPYARSTPLFYYNKSVWEKAGLPDRAPKTWTEFDEWAPKIQSAGGVMPLGLGKGTSWTAWWFCNMLWGAGGAYSKDWTMTLDTPEALEAAKYLQTIVYENKSAAVTAKDQVADFGAGLTGCTIGSTGSLSGLLEASKFEVGTGFLPEGAQGAACPTGGTGLAIPAGKTPEQQLAAATFLKFLTNAENTAYFSSNTGYMPVRTSALEGETMKAVYAKTPQFRTAVDQLAGTRVQDWGRVFVPNGDKDLTTALEKIMLQKGDPAEAFATAASSITKSYEENVKPYL